In Gimesia panareensis, the genomic window ACTGGTAAAGTGACCGTGGATGGAGAACCGCTGGCGGAGGGGAATGTTATTTTCCGTGATGCAGAGGGCAAAGCCGCCAGTGGAGCGGGTAAGATTGAGCAGGGGACATTTTCTTTTGAGACAGTGGCAGGTAAGAAAGCTGTTGTGATCACAGCAAACCGGGAGATCCCCGGTAAGACCGTTGCCGGAGGGGCCCCAGATGAGCCTCCCGTACCCGCCGTGGAACAGTATCTGCCTGCAGAGTACAACGAGAAGACGACCCTGGAGGCAGAAGTCAGCGAAGCAGGTCCGAATGAATTTACGTTCGAGCTGAAAACGAAATAACAGTCGCAGTTCTCGGTATCATCCGCTGACTCTTCGTGAAACGAACAGAGCCGCACCAGTCATGGTGCGGCTCTGTTTTTGTTTTCGGCTGGTCAGGGTCTGGCCGGGTTCCAGCTTTACTGTTTCTGAATGCATTCCCGGGCGAGAATTCGGGCCTGTTTAAAGGCATGCTTGACCGTGAATGCACGTGCTTCAACCTGCTCCTCAGTATAATATTTCCCGTGGTCACTGGCGGGCAGACCTGCGAGTGACAAAGTCAACGGCAGCAGATCAAGAAATTCACGATAACGACGCTGGATATCATTGCTGGCACTGGCTGAATCATTCACTGAAAGTATCTCCCTTTAGATGACGTCCTGGTTCGCATAATCTTTAAGCCTGCTTCACACCTCTGATTTTCACAAACCCGAATCAGAAAAGCAATGGGCAGCCTGCAGAATGCCATGTTCTGATGTGGGAATCTGCAGTTTTACCGCTCTAAAAAAACAGAGATGAGATCCTGGAAACCAGATCTCATCTCAAGTGAGTTTGTTTCAATGCTGAACGCACGCAGGTATTTATTCCTTGTTTTTCAGCCCGGTTTCTTCAGGCTTGGGCAGTGTCACCGGAGGCATATCTGGAACCCCTGATCGCCCTTGTTCACCCTGCTGTTCGGGAGGCTGCTGAGGGGGCTGTTGTGGATAGCCCTGTGGCGGCATCTGGTACTGCTGAGGGTAGGCCGGCATCGGCTGTTGCGGATAGCCCTGCTGGGGATAATACTGTGGCGGCATCGGATAAGGGTACGGTTGACCGGGTGGCATCTGCTGCGGGGGGTATCCGTAAGGTTGTTGAGGATACCCTTGCTGCTGTGCAGCCTGATCATAGGCCTGCTGAGCCTGTTGCTGCTGCTCGGCAGTCAGAATCTGAGTGTCCCCTTCATACACACCGGGAGTTTCCGGTGCTTCCGCTGCGGGCGTCGTCTCATTTTCCGCAGGTGTTTCGGGGGCAGGTGTCTCTGGGGCCGCTTCGGATTCTTCCTTGTGTACCGGAATATCAAAGACGGTATCGGAACCTGTCAAAATATCACTGCCCGGAGTGACTTCTGTCGGTTTGGCATCCGGACTGTGTGAGATCACGATTTCAAAATCCAGTTTGCCAACCTGAATTTTATCTCCATGCGACAGTTGAACTTCGCCTTTGATTCGTTTGCCGTTTACCAGAGTGCCATTAGTACTGCCGAAATCACGCAGACGCACACTGTATTCATCAACCGTAAACACACAATGATGACGGCTGACCATATCACTGTTAGGTCGCAAATGGCAATCTTCTTCCCGGCCGATTAAGAACTTTTTGCCCTTAATGGGAATCTGTTTGCCATCGTGGCGACCGCCAATTACTTTCAGAGAAAGCTGCAACA contains:
- a CDS encoding FHA domain-containing protein; the encoded protein is MLQLSLKVIGGRHDGKQIPIKGKKFLIGREEDCHLRPNSDMVSRHHCVFTVDEYSVRLRDFGSTNGTLVNGKRIKGEVQLSHGDKIQVGKLDFEIVISHSPDAKPTEVTPGSDILTGSDTVFDIPVHKEESEAAPETPAPETPAENETTPAAEAPETPGVYEGDTQILTAEQQQQAQQAYDQAAQQQGYPQQPYGYPPQQMPPGQPYPYPMPPQYYPQQGYPQQPMPAYPQQYQMPPQGYPQQPPQQPPEQQGEQGRSGVPDMPPVTLPKPEETGLKNKE